In Clostridia bacterium, the genomic stretch CGCTCTGCGGCAAATGGCGCCGGAGGAGTGGCGGCCGTCCTGAACGACATGTCGACGGCTGCATCTGGGATTCTCAGGACATTGCAGGAGCTTGATGCAACGGGCCTTCGGCATAAGGTGGAGGCGGCGCGAGAAGACCTCTCTGTGGCCTCTGCGGTGGACGTAGAATCGATAGCCGCGAAGGTGAGAGAGATGAGAGACTCCATCCCAAAGCTATCTCCCGATGAAGCTGATGGCTCGATTCAGCTCATAGATAAGCTAGTGGAGGAGCAGCGGGAATTTGTTGGCAGGCTTCAGATTCTTGTGATCTCGGACGTCTCATCGAAGGAATTGACCAAGCTCTCCCGGCTTGCGGCGGGCCCATCGGCGGCAGCATCCTATGCGTTGCCAGCAGGGGTAGTTCAGCCGGGAGTGAGATCCGAAGTCCGAACGCTCCTAGGCTCAGTGAGGAGCACAGTGGCTGGAATGACAGCTCTGGGAATCACCATTATGTCCCTGGTGTTCGACCACGCGGCGATCATATCCACGGCTGCGCACATGGGAGACCGACGGCGCGGGAGGCCGGCGCCGGGAGTGGCGGGCTGTCTGTACGGCGCCACGATCGGCGGCGTGACCCTGTGGGCCATCTCATTCATCGCCGGCGCTTCCGTAGCATCCCTGGGGCGACCTGCTCTTGCCGTTGTCGGAATGGCGACCGGTGCGACGGTGGCGATGATGGCGATGCGCGTATCCCCGGTGAACGCGGACGAGATCGAGGCCTGCGCAGCACTGGGCATGAACCCCTCCGCGATTCTGCGCGAGGTAATCCTCCCAGCAGGCAAGCCGGGCGTTATCTCCCTTCTGAACAGGTCGCAGCTGGTATTCGCAGGATCCTTCCCCGACGGATTTGTGCAGAGTATAGGCGGCGTGGACGATGAGGGAGCAGTGGATCAAACTGGATGGGAGGTGGACACTGATGCTCAGCATGCGCCGACTGACGCGCTCCTTCGGCCATCGGATAGCGCTCGCAAGCTTCAGCATGGATGTTGAAGAAGGTCAGACAGCTGTGATCATGGGGCCATCAGGCTGTGGGAAATCCACGGTTCTCAGGAGCATCATCGCGCTTTCACGACCGGACTCAGGCGAGATACTGTGGCAGGGCAATTCGGTGCTGGATATGTCAGAGTCGGAACTCCGCCAGTTCCGGAGAAAGACCGGGTTCGTGTTTCAGCGGTCCAACCTCATAGGCAGGCTGAATGTGCTTCAGAACGTGATGCTTCCCGCCGTGATGGCTGGGACCGGCATAGATGTGGCCCAATCATGGGCGATCGCGGCTCTGGAAGGAGTGGGTATGGAAGACCGCTCGTCAGCAAAGGTGACCGAGCTGTCAGGCGGAGAAATGCAGCGGGTGGCCATAGCCCGCGCGATTTCAGGCCGACCCAGATTGGTGCTGTGGGATGAACCCACTGCCTCTCTTGATCCCATCCTGGTAGTTGACACGCTGAAGCTTATCGAGGGGCTGATAGATCGCCTGGAGGTGACCATGGTGGTAGTTACGCACGAAGTCAGCTTCGCTCGCCGAGTTGCCGACAGGGTCATCTTGATGGAGCACGGCGCCGTAGTGGAGGAGGGTCCGCCCGACAAGGTTCTGGTGTCGCCCGAATCCCGACTTGGTGCGAGGTACGCTGGCTGCCTATCTTACCTCGAGGGGCAATAGAAGGAGAACGCGCTGGGCTGTAGAAATCCTCGTGTGCATGGGTATGGAGTGTGACGCGCAGTGGATATGATCTTGGTGGCAGGCGGACCCGGAGATACGCTGGGACTCGCCAGGCCTGCAGTGGAGATGGTGCGTAGAGCCTATCCTGCGGCTGATGTGTGGGTTTTCGTTGCGCCCGTCTCACGCGCCACCGGGCGAGAGGCACGGGTCGCATCGTCGTTTCCGGGGGTGAGGCGTGCTGTGCCGCCTTCGGAGTTCGTGAGATATCTCGCCACTGGAATCCGGCCACCGGGTTTCGCGGCATCTGGGTCAGGAGTCGTAGTTCACCTCGGAGGCGGCATGACTTGGGCCGCCTGCCTGAGCAGGCGACTTCACTATCCGTTGGTTACATATTGCTCAAAGGCGATCCCTCCAGCTAGATCCGTAGCTCTGTATCTAGTTGAGGATGAACGGGCACAGGCCTCTCTCATCGCGAGTGGGGCTCCTGCTGAAAAGGTGCGGCCCGTTGGCAACCTCACTGCAGACAGCGCGGCGTTGAGTGTAAGCCGGAATGAGGCCAGAGCCCGGTTGGGAATTGGCGAGGACGATCGCCTCGTCGGGCTATATCCTGGGCTTCGGCCATCAGAGGTTTCCGCTATGGCGCCCTTCCTCTTCAGGACTGCAGAGCTCCTCTCCAGGGTTGAGCGGGGTGTGAAGTTCATCATGCCCCTCTCCCCTTTCGTGGGCACATCATCTCTGGAGCGGCTTTTTGCCATTCCGCGGGGCAAATCCAGGCCTGAGAGATCCTCTGCAGTGGTAGAGAAGAATGCTGGCCCCATTGAGGCCGTAACATCAGAGGGAATCAGGGTGCGCATCGAGACATCCGCGCGGCAGGAAACCACAATTGCCTCGGATCTGGCCATC encodes the following:
- a CDS encoding ATP-binding cassette domain-containing protein — translated: MLSMRRLTRSFGHRIALASFSMDVEEGQTAVIMGPSGCGKSTVLRSIIALSRPDSGEILWQGNSVLDMSESELRQFRRKTGFVFQRSNLIGRLNVLQNVMLPAVMAGTGIDVAQSWAIAALEGVGMEDRSSAKVTELSGGEMQRVAIARAISGRPRLVLWDEPTASLDPILVVDTLKLIEGLIDRLEVTMVVVTHEVSFARRVADRVILMEHGAVVEEGPPDKVLVSPESRLGARYAGCLSYLEGQ